In Brucella melitensis bv. 1 str. 16M, a genomic segment contains:
- the grxD gene encoding Grx4 family monothiol glutaredoxin, translating into MTGINDIIDNEVKNNDVVLFMKGTPGFPQCGFSGQVVQILDYLGVNYKGVNVLASDELRQGIKEYSSWPTIPQLYVKGEFVGGCDIVREMFQSKELQALFNEKGIATKAA; encoded by the coding sequence ATGACCGGCATTAACGATATCATCGACAATGAAGTGAAAAACAACGACGTCGTGCTTTTCATGAAAGGCACGCCGGGTTTCCCACAATGCGGTTTCTCCGGCCAGGTCGTCCAGATTCTCGATTATCTCGGCGTGAACTACAAGGGCGTCAATGTTCTGGCCTCTGACGAGCTTCGCCAGGGCATCAAGGAATATTCCAGCTGGCCGACGATCCCGCAGCTTTATGTGAAGGGCGAATTTGTTGGTGGCTGCGATATTGTGCGCGAAATGTTCCAATCCAAGGAATTGCAGGCACTTTTCAACGAAAAAGGTATTGCCACCAAGGCAGCTTGA
- a CDS encoding BolA/IbaG family iron-sulfur metabolism protein has translation MAMDAHEIEKLIREGIPDAKVTIRDLAGDGDHFAAEVVAESFRGKSRVQQHQMVYDALKGNMGGVLHALALQTSVPE, from the coding sequence ATGGCTATGGACGCACATGAGATCGAAAAACTGATACGCGAGGGAATTCCCGACGCAAAGGTGACGATCCGCGACCTTGCCGGAGATGGAGACCATTTCGCTGCCGAGGTCGTGGCCGAAAGCTTCCGCGGCAAATCGCGCGTGCAGCAGCACCAGATGGTCTATGACGCGCTGAAGGGCAATATGGGCGGCGTACTTCACGCCCTCGCCTTGCAGACCAGCGTACCGGAATAA
- the purL gene encoding phosphoribosylformylglycinamidine synthase subunit PurL: protein MTISNTRDITPELIEAHGLKPDEYQRILELIGREPTFTELGIFSAMWNEHCSYKSSKKWLRTLPTSGPRVIQGPGENAGVVDIGDGDCVVFKMESHNHPSYIEPYQGAATGVGGILRDVFTMGARPVAAMNALRFGEPDHPKTRHLVSGVVSGVGGYGNAFGVPTVGGEVNFDKRYNGNILVNAFAAGLARHDGIFLSEAEGVGLPVVYLGAKTSRDGVGGATMASAEFDESIEEKRPTVQVGDPFTEKCLLEACLELMASGAVIAIQDMGAAGLTCSAVEMGAKGDLGIELILDHVPVREENMTAYEMMLSESQERMLMVLKPEKEAEAQAIFRKWGLDFAIVGKTTDDLRFRVIHQGEEVANLPIKDLGDEAPEYDRPWMEPGKHAPLPASNVPQVEDYSAALLKLIGSPDLSSRRWVYEQYDTLIQGNSLQVPGGDAGVIRVEGHETKALAFSSDVTPRYCEADPFEGGKQAVAECWRNITATGAEPLASTDNLNFGNPEKPEIMGQLVKAIEGIGEACRALDFPIVSGNVSLYNETNGQAILPTPTIAGVGLLPDWSQMAKIGGMQDGDTLVLLGGDGTHLGQSVYLRDLFDRADGPAPFVDLALEKRNGEFVRSAIRNGQVTACHDLSDGGLAIAVAEMAIKSGKGATLDAGDGLPHALLFGEDQARYVISATPEMAKLIALNAEGAGVPFRILGTVGGDRLKISKNVDVSVADLTQAYEGWFPNFMNGELTGNN, encoded by the coding sequence ATGACTATTTCCAATACGCGAGACATCACGCCGGAACTGATCGAAGCGCATGGTCTTAAGCCGGACGAGTATCAGCGCATTCTTGAGCTGATCGGGCGCGAGCCGACTTTTACCGAACTCGGCATTTTCTCCGCCATGTGGAATGAGCACTGCTCCTACAAGTCCTCCAAGAAATGGCTACGCACACTTCCGACCAGCGGACCGCGCGTCATTCAAGGCCCCGGTGAAAATGCAGGCGTGGTCGATATTGGCGATGGCGATTGCGTCGTCTTCAAGATGGAAAGCCACAATCACCCCTCCTATATCGAGCCTTATCAGGGTGCCGCGACCGGCGTGGGCGGAATCTTGCGCGACGTGTTCACCATGGGCGCGCGCCCCGTTGCGGCAATGAATGCGCTGCGCTTTGGCGAACCCGACCATCCAAAAACCCGCCACCTCGTCTCGGGCGTTGTTTCCGGCGTCGGCGGCTATGGCAATGCCTTCGGCGTGCCGACTGTCGGTGGCGAGGTGAATTTCGACAAGCGCTATAACGGCAATATCCTCGTCAATGCCTTTGCTGCCGGTCTTGCCCGGCATGATGGCATTTTCCTGTCGGAAGCCGAGGGCGTCGGCCTGCCGGTCGTCTATCTGGGTGCAAAGACTAGCCGCGATGGTGTTGGCGGCGCAACAATGGCATCGGCTGAATTCGACGAGTCGATCGAGGAAAAGCGCCCCACCGTTCAGGTGGGCGATCCTTTCACCGAAAAATGCCTGCTTGAAGCCTGCCTTGAACTCATGGCTTCCGGTGCGGTCATCGCCATTCAGGACATGGGCGCTGCCGGCCTCACCTGCTCGGCGGTCGAGATGGGTGCCAAGGGCGATCTCGGCATCGAACTCATTCTCGATCATGTTCCCGTTCGCGAAGAGAACATGACCGCCTATGAAATGATGCTTTCGGAAAGCCAGGAGCGCATGCTCATGGTGCTGAAGCCGGAAAAGGAAGCAGAAGCGCAGGCTATCTTCCGCAAATGGGGCCTTGATTTCGCGATTGTCGGCAAGACCACGGACGATCTTCGTTTCCGCGTCATCCATCAGGGGGAAGAGGTCGCCAATCTGCCGATCAAGGATCTGGGCGACGAAGCGCCGGAATATGATCGCCCGTGGATGGAGCCGGGCAAGCATGCGCCGCTGCCTGCCAGCAATGTGCCGCAGGTGGAAGACTATTCCGCAGCCCTGCTGAAGCTGATCGGCTCGCCCGATCTTTCCTCGCGCCGCTGGGTCTATGAACAGTACGACACGCTCATTCAGGGCAATTCCTTGCAGGTTCCGGGCGGCGACGCCGGTGTAATCCGTGTCGAAGGCCATGAAACCAAGGCTCTCGCCTTCTCTTCCGACGTGACGCCGCGCTATTGCGAAGCCGATCCGTTTGAAGGCGGCAAGCAGGCCGTTGCCGAATGCTGGCGCAACATCACGGCGACCGGCGCGGAGCCGCTGGCCTCGACCGATAATCTGAACTTCGGCAATCCCGAAAAGCCGGAAATCATGGGCCAGCTCGTCAAGGCTATCGAAGGCATTGGCGAGGCCTGCCGCGCACTCGACTTCCCGATCGTGTCCGGCAATGTGTCGCTTTACAATGAGACCAACGGCCAGGCCATTCTGCCAACGCCAACGATTGCGGGTGTTGGCCTCCTTCCCGACTGGTCGCAAATGGCGAAGATCGGCGGCATGCAGGATGGCGATACGCTGGTTCTGCTCGGTGGTGACGGAACGCATCTCGGCCAGTCGGTCTATCTGCGTGACCTTTTCGACCGCGCGGACGGTCCTGCGCCTTTTGTCGATCTGGCGCTTGAAAAGCGCAATGGCGAATTTGTCCGTTCTGCCATTCGCAACGGTCAGGTGACGGCCTGCCATGATCTTTCCGATGGCGGTCTGGCGATTGCCGTTGCCGAAATGGCGATCAAGTCCGGCAAAGGTGCGACGCTGGACGCTGGTGACGGCCTGCCGCACGCCCTGCTTTTCGGTGAAGATCAGGCACGCTATGTTATTTCCGCCACGCCTGAAATGGCAAAGCTCATCGCGCTTAACGCGGAAGGCGCAGGCGTTCCATTCCGCATTTTGGGTACAGTTGGCGGCGACCGGCTGAAAATCAGCAAGAATGTCGATGTCAGCGTGGCCGATCTGACGCAGGCTTATGAAGGTTGGTTCCCGAACTTCATGAACGGCGAACTGACCGGCAATAACTGA